Proteins encoded by one window of Sus scrofa isolate TJ Tabasco breed Duroc chromosome 12, Sscrofa11.1, whole genome shotgun sequence:
- the ZNF287 gene encoding zinc finger protein 287 isoform X2, whose protein sequence is MVIKEILEGPSPEWETEAQEGPPAENISKLTKDETKPIKLEEPYDYENTMEGQATGTFRRIPTKRDFNLKSVLSQEDDPTEEYFSKYSIYTSNFEKHPNLIIQFGTQSDDKTFVYDERAAFNHVSYGIVHRKIYPGEKPYKCNVCGKKFRKYPSLIKHQSSHAKEKSYECEECGKEFRHVSSLIAHQRMHTGEKPYECHQCGKAFSQRAHLTIHQRIHTGEKPYRCDDCGKDFSQRAHLTIHQRTHTGEKPYRCLECGKTFSHSSSLINHQRVHTGEKPYICNECGKTFSQSTHLLQHQKIHTGKKPYKCNECWKVFSQSTYLIRHQRIHSGEKCYKCNECGKAFAHSSTLIQHQTTHTGEKSYICNICGKAFSQSANLTQHHRTHTGEKPYKCSVCGKAFSQSVHLTQHQRIHNGEKPFKCNICGKAYRQGANLTQHQRIHTGEKPYKCNECGKAFIYSSSLNQHQRTHTGERPYKCNECDKDFSQRTCLIQHQRIHTGEKPYACRVCGKTFTQSTNLIQHQRVHTGGRHRN, encoded by the exons ATGGTGATCAAAGAAATTTTAGAAGGCCCTAGTCCAG aatggGAAACAGAAGCCCAAGAGGGTCCTCCagcagaaaatatttctaaactcACAAAGGATGAAACCAAGCCCATCAAGCTGGAAGAACCCTATGATTATGAGAACACAATGGAGGGACAGGCAACAGGGACCTTCAGGAGGATTCCCACCAAGAGAGATTTCAATTTGAAGTCAGTCCTTTCACAAGAAGATGATCCTACAGAAGAGTATTTTAGTAAATACAGTATATATACAAGTAATTTTGAAAAGCATCCAAACCTAATTATACAGTTTGGTACCCAGTCGGATGATAAAACTTTTGTGTACGATGAAAGGGCAGCCTTCAATCATGTCTCCTATGGGATCGTACACAGAAAAATATATCCTGGAGAGAAGCCTTATAAGTGTAACGTGTGTGGAAAGAAGTTTAGGAAATACCCATCCCTCATCAAGCACCAAAGCAGCCATGCCAAAGAGAAGTCTTATGAATGTGAAGAGTGTGGGAAAGAGTTTAGACACGTCTCATCCCTCATTGCACATCAGAGGATGCACACGGGAGAGAAGCCGTACGAGTGCCAccagtgtgggaaagccttcagccaGCGTGCACACCTCACCATCCACCAGAGGATCCACACGGGAGAGAAGCCCTACAGGTGTGATGACTGTGGGAAGGACTTCAGCCAGCGTGCCCACCTCACCATCCATCAGAGGACACACACTGGCGAGAAACCCTACAGGTGCTTGGAGTGTGGAAAAACCTTCAGCCACAGCTCATCGCTGATTAACCACCAGAGAGTCCACACTGGAGAAAAACCTTACATAtgcaatgaatgtgggaaaaCATTCAGTCAGAGCACACACCTCCTTCAACATCAAAAGATACACACGGGAAAGAAACCATATAAATGCAATGAGTGCTGGAAGGTGTTTAGTCAGAGTACTTACCTGATTCGACATCAGAGGATTCATTCTGGAGAGAAGTGTTACAAATGCAAtgagtgtgggaaagcctttgcTCATTCCTCAACTCTTATTCAGCATCAGACtactcacactggagagaagtcctatatatgcaatatatgtgggaaagccttcagccaGAGTGCAAATCTCACCCAACATCATAGAacacacactggagagaaaccctataagTGCAGTgtgtgtgggaaagccttcagccaGAGTGTACACCTTACTCAGCATCAGAGGATCCATAATGGAGAAAAACCCTTTAAATGCAATATATGTGGGAAAGCGTATAGGCAGGGTGCAAACCTTACTCAACATCAGAGGATTCACACCGGAGAGAAGCCCTATAAAtgcaatgaatgtgggaaagcatttatttattcttcatcaCTTAACCAACATCAGAGGACTCATACTGGAGAAAGACCCTATAAATGTAACGAATGTGACAAAGATTTTAGCCAGAGAACATGCCTTATTCAACACCAGAGAATTCACACGGGAGAGAAGCCCTACGCATGCCGTGTATGTGGTAAAACCTTCACCCAGAGTACAAACCTCATTCAGCATCAGCGTGTCCATACAGGTGGCAGACACCGTAATTAA